In Candidatus Pelagibacter ubique HIMB140, a single window of DNA contains:
- a CDS encoding outer membrane lipoprotein-sorting protein, with amino-acid sequence MKYLISIFITLTIWCTSLSAQTNEEKGLEIIEKSIALDNGFIDSTVEGQMVLKDKSGNESVRKFKNLIFEELDDTLGDKSIIVFTEPRDVKGTSLLTHAKIEPQDDDQWLYLPALKRVKRISSSNRTGKFVSSEFSYEDLSTDEPEDYTFTWIEDGPCLIETSLTCHLIEATPKNKKSGYSKRVIYVDTDEFLYQSVKFYNRRGDLEKELHFKGYQKYLDKFWRADTLEMTNLQTGKSTVIAWENYQFQTNLSLNDFKPEKLAKMAR; translated from the coding sequence ATGAAATATTTAATATCAATTTTTATAACCCTAACCATTTGGTGTACATCGTTATCAGCTCAAACCAATGAAGAAAAAGGTTTAGAGATTATTGAAAAAAGTATTGCCTTAGACAATGGTTTTATCGACAGCACTGTAGAGGGACAGATGGTTTTAAAAGATAAGTCTGGAAATGAAAGTGTTAGAAAATTTAAAAACCTAATTTTTGAAGAATTAGATGATACACTTGGAGATAAAAGTATTATAGTTTTTACAGAGCCAAGAGATGTAAAAGGCACATCGCTTTTAACTCATGCCAAAATAGAGCCTCAAGATGATGATCAATGGTTATATCTTCCAGCTCTTAAAAGGGTAAAAAGAATTTCTTCTTCTAATCGTACTGGTAAATTTGTTTCCTCAGAGTTTTCTTATGAGGATTTATCAACTGATGAACCAGAAGATTATACTTTTACTTGGATCGAAGATGGACCGTGCTTAATTGAAACTTCTCTTACATGTCACTTGATTGAAGCAACTCCTAAAAACAAAAAATCAGGTTATTCTAAAAGAGTAATTTATGTTGATACTGATGAATTTTTATATCAATCAGTTAAGTTTTATAACCGAAGAGGTGATTTAGAAAAAGAACTACATTTCAAAGGTTATCAAAAATATTTAGATAAATTTTGGAGAGCAGACACATTAGAAATGACTAATCTTCAAACAGGAAAATCGACAGTAATTGCTTGGGAAAATTATCAATTTCAAACTAATTTATCTTTGAATGATTTTAAACCTGAGAAGTTAGCCAAAATGGCTAGATGA
- a CDS encoding DUF4174 domain-containing protein yields MNFKKYIWKCRLLVLNTPNYSNQEYKSSKDIYQKYIKEFHKRFIKLVTKLDKTKNFSVSLIGFDGTEKANLDTINLKKIFTLVDKMPMNKMIKDKSFKPLNLSLFSDYKPETTLHGLGFKNKEKALYTVKAIKKRSIKYQVNVIATMLGRAKNHPNKTKDMDDAILIFEKWMRMYKKNKKEQIKE; encoded by the coding sequence ATGAATTTTAAAAAATATATATGGAAATGTAGATTGTTAGTTTTGAATACTCCAAACTACAGTAATCAAGAGTACAAAAGTTCAAAAGATATTTACCAAAAGTACATTAAAGAATTTCACAAACGATTTATTAAATTAGTTACAAAATTAGATAAAACTAAAAACTTTAGTGTGAGTTTAATTGGTTTTGATGGAACTGAAAAAGCTAACTTAGATACTATAAATCTAAAAAAAATATTTACCTTGGTTGATAAAATGCCAATGAATAAAATGATTAAGGATAAAAGTTTTAAACCTTTAAATCTTTCATTATTTTCTGATTATAAACCTGAGACAACTTTACATGGCTTAGGTTTTAAGAATAAAGAAAAGGCGCTTTATACAGTTAAAGCAATTAAAAAAAGATCAATCAAGTATCAAGTAAATGTTATTGCAACAATGCTCGGAAGAGCAAAAAATCATCCTAACAAAACTAAAGATATGGATGACGCAATTTTGATCTTTGAAAAGTGGATGAGAATGTATAAAAAAAATAAAAAGGAACAAATTAAAGAATAG
- a CDS encoding Coenzyme F420 hydrogenase/dehydrogenase, beta subunit C-terminal domain — protein sequence MTKINSLDDIVKNGLCIGCGLCKSIAGNSIEMEMSDKGNLEPKELTPITNETLEEIKKVCPGVIAEGPEDHKENEGSNKDLVWGNYFDLYYSWSTDPKIRFQSSTGGLLNGLSLYLLEQKKVNFIMHTAGDKDNPMRNIVKYSYNKEDLINCESRSRYGPSSPLSEFHKALDKKQTFAFVGKPCDAGAIRLLAKSDERVDQYCKYIFTLVCGGFQELTKSQEFIDSFNVKEEELEEFRYRGFGNPGRMYIKTKDQKEFDKDYNSFWGDESNWKVPFRCKICPDAIGESSDIAALDTWRGGSPKGEDEGFNAAVMRTKKGVKVFNEAVESGYLVRGDKVTIEDIKDFQPHQTSKKQAVYARHLGMKNNNVPTIKTKNLRIEELYNLNDDEFNKQQEQGVSKRLEN from the coding sequence ATGACAAAAATTAATTCTTTAGATGATATTGTAAAAAATGGCCTTTGTATTGGCTGCGGACTTTGTAAAAGTATTGCAGGTAACTCAATTGAGATGGAGATGAGTGACAAAGGTAATTTAGAACCTAAAGAATTAACACCAATCACTAATGAAACTTTAGAAGAAATTAAAAAAGTTTGTCCTGGTGTGATTGCTGAAGGACCTGAAGATCATAAAGAAAATGAAGGATCTAATAAAGATTTGGTTTGGGGAAATTATTTTGATTTATATTATTCATGGTCTACTGATCCAAAAATAAGATTTCAAAGTTCAACAGGAGGTTTGTTAAATGGTTTGTCTTTATATTTACTAGAACAAAAGAAAGTTAATTTTATTATGCATACCGCAGGGGACAAAGATAACCCTATGCGAAACATTGTAAAATACAGTTATAATAAAGAGGATTTAATTAACTGTGAAAGTAGATCAAGATACGGTCCATCCTCACCTTTAAGTGAATTTCATAAAGCCTTAGATAAAAAACAAACCTTTGCATTTGTTGGAAAACCTTGTGATGCAGGAGCTATTAGATTACTTGCTAAATCAGATGAAAGGGTTGATCAGTATTGTAAATATATATTCACCCTTGTTTGTGGAGGCTTTCAAGAACTTACAAAATCACAAGAGTTTATTGATAGCTTTAATGTTAAAGAAGAAGAGTTAGAGGAGTTTAGATATAGAGGATTTGGTAATCCTGGAAGAATGTATATCAAAACAAAAGATCAAAAAGAGTTTGATAAAGATTATAATTCTTTTTGGGGTGATGAAAGTAATTGGAAAGTTCCCTTTAGATGTAAAATTTGTCCCGATGCAATAGGAGAGAGCTCTGATATTGCAGCACTTGATACTTGGAGGGGTGGATCTCCAAAAGGAGAAGATGAAGGTTTTAACGCTGCAGTGATGCGAACAAAAAAAGGAGTTAAAGTTTTTAATGAAGCAGTTGAAAGTGGTTATCTTGTTAGAGGAGATAAGGTAACCATTGAAGACATTAAAGATTTTCAACCTCATCAAACGAGTAAAAAACAAGCAGTTTATGCAAGACATCTTGGAATGAAAAATAATAATGTTCCAACAATTAAAACTAAAAACCTTAGAATAGAAGAATTGTATAATTTAAATGATGATGAGTTTAACAAACAACAAGAACAAGGTGTTTCAAAGAGATTAGAAAATTAA
- a CDS encoding DUF2306 domain-containing protein yields the protein MTLLFNEAHPIPLHAIMAMIAIILGGIQLSMKKGGLIHKLLGRIWVGLMLIVAITSFFIHETKMWGDYSPIHLLSLWTIFILGVGIYYVRVGNIKRHKQVMIATYFFALILTGFFTLFPGRVMHQILIG from the coding sequence ATGACTTTATTATTCAATGAAGCACACCCTATACCACTCCATGCTATTATGGCAATGATTGCTATAATTTTAGGTGGCATTCAACTTTCTATGAAAAAAGGTGGACTAATTCATAAATTGTTAGGTCGTATATGGGTAGGCTTAATGCTGATTGTAGCGATAACTTCTTTTTTCATACACGAAACAAAAATGTGGGGAGATTATAGTCCTATACATTTATTGAGTTTATGGACAATTTTTATACTAGGTGTTGGCATTTATTATGTACGTGTTGGAAATATTAAACGTCATAAACAAGTAATGATCGCTACTTATTTTTTTGCTCTAATCCTGACAGGCTTTTTTACGCTTTTTCCAGGACGTGTCATGCATCAAATTTTGATTGGCTGA
- a CDS encoding efflux RND transporter permease subunit, with product MNFFSALADFVLKRRITVIVFGFLVALGLMAGAPNLNFDTDARVFFDKNNPDRIALDKFEAAYSKDDNLIFIISPKDKNIFTAETLKAIGQLTEESWLLPYVRTVNSLTNYQNSYAEEDSLVVEDLITDINNISPEDVAKAQEVANSRIELKNTFINNDNSISQVNVLFRLPGKNAIVEVPFVMGEAEKLKEKFEASNPNIKVRLAGFVPLNNQYSESGQDDSATLTPLMVVVILISVAIILRSVFGVGLIFIIIILCAGSSLGALGWSGTNINNATVVAPLMVMILTVASTVHILSSVRQTMTITSDRNEWVRTAIIDHGPAITVACLTTAVGFLSLNFSISPPFRQLGNIVFVGVIAALFYTLTMLPALISLLPMKKISSQASMDKGMSGLAEFVIKWKNFLLISTAALVVVLVYGITKISLEDDFLRYFDKKYELRQSIDYYEENFGGLNALEYSINSGVENGINDPEYLQKVDDLVNFMRNQPKVTSVRSYTDVVKRLNQNFNNDNQSFYKIPTTELEAAQYLFLYELSLGYGLDLTDQINVNKSALRVTANVANATTKEFLNLDKQIQEWFKDNAPELMTKSTGPSQVFSQISSRDVPAMLKGTGFALIGISFIILIVIRNIKYGLMSLIPNLLPAAMAFGLWGYYTGSVTLAVSIVVAMTLGIVVDDSVHFMLKYAKARKKGKSPEDSVREAFQKVGMALTTTTIGLFLGFCVLAQSGFTVNKDMAQLTAITVVFALVVDYLLLPPILILIDNFKQKRKASI from the coding sequence ATGAACTTTTTTTCAGCCCTTGCAGATTTTGTTCTTAAGAGAAGAATAACAGTTATTGTTTTTGGTTTCTTGGTTGCACTAGGACTTATGGCAGGAGCACCAAATCTTAATTTCGATACTGACGCTAGAGTTTTTTTTGACAAAAATAATCCAGATCGGATTGCTTTAGATAAATTTGAAGCAGCGTATTCAAAAGATGACAACCTTATTTTTATCATATCCCCAAAAGATAAAAATATTTTTACTGCAGAAACATTAAAAGCAATTGGTCAATTAACAGAAGAATCTTGGCTCCTTCCTTATGTAAGAACTGTAAACTCTTTAACTAATTATCAAAATAGTTATGCTGAAGAAGACAGTCTTGTTGTAGAAGATTTAATCACTGACATAAATAATATTTCTCCTGAAGATGTTGCAAAAGCCCAAGAAGTAGCAAACTCTCGAATTGAACTTAAAAATACTTTCATTAACAATGACAACTCTATTTCTCAGGTAAATGTATTGTTCAGACTTCCTGGAAAGAATGCCATTGTAGAAGTACCGTTTGTTATGGGTGAGGCTGAAAAGCTAAAAGAGAAATTTGAGGCAAGTAATCCCAATATCAAAGTTAGGTTGGCTGGTTTTGTACCATTAAACAATCAATACAGCGAGTCAGGACAAGACGATTCAGCTACTCTTACACCTCTGATGGTTGTGGTCATATTAATCTCAGTTGCAATAATTTTAAGAAGTGTTTTTGGGGTTGGTTTAATATTTATTATCATCATCCTTTGTGCTGGATCTTCCTTAGGTGCACTAGGTTGGTCTGGAACCAATATCAATAATGCAACTGTTGTTGCTCCACTTATGGTGATGATTTTAACTGTGGCTAGTACAGTTCACATCTTATCTTCAGTTCGTCAGACAATGACTATTACTTCAGATCGAAACGAGTGGGTTAGAACAGCAATTATTGATCATGGTCCTGCAATTACTGTTGCTTGTCTTACAACAGCTGTAGGATTTCTTTCTTTAAATTTTTCTATTTCTCCTCCCTTTAGACAGCTTGGAAATATTGTCTTTGTTGGTGTGATTGCAGCTCTTTTTTACACATTAACAATGCTGCCCGCACTGATCAGTTTGTTACCTATGAAAAAAATAAGTTCGCAAGCCTCAATGGATAAAGGAATGTCAGGACTGGCAGAGTTTGTAATAAAATGGAAAAATTTTCTTTTGATTTCAACTGCTGCACTTGTAGTTGTTTTAGTTTATGGAATTACTAAAATTTCATTGGAAGACGATTTTTTAAGATATTTCGATAAGAAATATGAATTAAGACAATCAATTGATTATTATGAGGAAAATTTTGGAGGTCTCAATGCACTTGAATATTCTATTAATTCAGGAGTTGAAAACGGTATAAATGATCCTGAATACCTGCAAAAGGTTGATGATCTTGTTAATTTTATGAGAAACCAACCAAAGGTAACGAGTGTAAGGTCTTACACAGATGTCGTAAAAAGATTGAACCAAAACTTTAACAACGACAATCAATCGTTTTATAAAATTCCAACTACTGAACTCGAAGCAGCTCAATATCTGTTTCTTTATGAATTATCACTTGGTTATGGGTTAGATTTAACTGATCAAATTAATGTTAATAAATCTGCTCTTCGTGTAACAGCAAATGTTGCTAATGCCACCACTAAAGAATTTTTAAATTTAGATAAACAAATTCAAGAATGGTTTAAAGACAACGCGCCTGAATTAATGACAAAATCAACTGGACCTTCTCAAGTCTTTTCACAAATTTCATCAAGAGATGTTCCAGCTATGCTGAAAGGAACAGGTTTTGCCCTCATTGGTATTTCATTTATTATCTTAATTGTAATTAGAAATATTAAATATGGACTAATGAGTTTAATTCCTAACTTGTTACCTGCTGCAATGGCGTTTGGGTTGTGGGGATACTACACAGGAAGTGTAACTTTAGCTGTCTCTATTGTAGTTGCAATGACATTAGGAATAGTTGTCGATGACTCGGTTCATTTTATGCTGAAATATGCTAAGGCTAGAAAAAAAGGTAAGTCACCAGAGGATAGTGTTCGAGAAGCATTTCAAAAAGTAGGGATGGCACTTACAACAACAACAATCGGTTTATTTTTAGGTTTCTGTGTTTTGGCTCAATCAGGATTTACAGTAAATAAAGATATGGCCCAGCTTACTGCAATCACTGTTGTTTTTGCTTTAGTTGTTGATTATTTACTTTTACCACCAATATTAATTTTGATTGATAATTTTAAACAAAAAAGGAAAGCATCAATATGA
- a CDS encoding DUF6552 family protein, with translation MNKIKLVDYVKWIATIIQLIGYGMTGLNMTPYNVYLFFLGIFLWFAVGVMWKDKAIMVVHVGAFISLLVGYLNA, from the coding sequence ATGAATAAAATAAAATTAGTTGATTATGTAAAATGGATAGCAACTATCATTCAATTAATTGGTTACGGGATGACTGGTTTAAATATGACTCCCTATAATGTTTATTTATTTTTTTTAGGGATTTTTCTTTGGTTTGCAGTTGGAGTTATGTGGAAAGATAAAGCAATAATGGTCGTACACGTAGGTGCTTTTATCTCATTACTCGTTGGATATTTAAACGCATAA
- a CDS encoding NAD(P)-dependent oxidoreductase, giving the protein MKIGFIGLGNMGMPMALNLHKSKKIDLLGYDVSAKSLKQFKSKKAKATSSLDELINFSDVIISCVPGPKQIKALSIGKGKIIDQLGKNKIWIDCSTNSLTCFNLLKKKLSKKINQFVDATISGGNLKAQSGDLSIFIGGNKKTVSKLKFVFNILGKNIYYLNKPGAGYAAKIAQVSLCYLNYLSLSESLMLGVKSGIKPKTMLEIIDKSASGGYTSTRYGPNMINGDYDPSFFLGLSMKDLNLANEIIKLQKLKLPIMNLTSKIYNKAIKKYGPNSNHLKVIKLLEQNNKLTFSKEG; this is encoded by the coding sequence ATGAAAATAGGTTTTATTGGTTTAGGAAATATGGGTATGCCAATGGCATTAAACTTGCATAAATCTAAAAAAATAGATTTATTGGGTTACGATGTAAGCGCTAAATCTTTAAAACAATTTAAATCAAAAAAAGCAAAAGCAACAAGCTCATTAGATGAATTAATTAATTTTTCTGATGTAATTATTAGCTGCGTACCGGGACCAAAACAAATTAAAGCATTATCAATTGGTAAAGGTAAAATCATCGATCAATTAGGTAAAAATAAAATTTGGATTGATTGTTCTACCAATTCCTTAACTTGCTTTAATCTTTTAAAAAAAAAGTTAAGTAAAAAAATAAATCAATTTGTTGATGCAACGATATCAGGTGGAAATTTAAAAGCTCAATCAGGAGATTTATCAATATTTATTGGAGGTAACAAAAAGACAGTTAGTAAACTTAAGTTTGTCTTTAATATATTAGGTAAAAACATCTATTATCTAAATAAACCTGGTGCTGGTTATGCTGCTAAAATTGCACAAGTTAGCCTTTGTTATTTAAACTATTTATCACTCTCAGAGTCTTTGATGCTTGGAGTAAAGTCAGGGATTAAACCAAAAACAATGTTAGAGATCATCGATAAAAGTGCAAGTGGTGGTTATACTTCAACAAGATACGGACCTAACATGATTAATGGAGATTATGATCCATCATTCTTTTTAGGTTTATCCATGAAAGATTTAAATCTTGCTAATGAGATTATTAAATTACAAAAATTAAAACTACCAATAATGAACTTAACTTCTAAAATTTATAACAAAGCAATTAAAAAATATGGACCAAATTCTAATCACTTAAAAGTGATTAAACTTTTAGAACAAAATAATAAATTAACTTTTTCAAAGGAGGGATGA
- a CDS encoding class II aldolase/adducin family protein, with amino-acid sequence MMKNNISEADWKVRVDLAAMFRLTNMMGWDDTVWNHITARAPGTDHTFFMHEMGLLYEEVKASNLIKVDEHGKVLEGPEKANTAGFIIHSAIHLNHPNAKFVFHAHPPSALAATALKDGIPHLVQDSSMLYGKVGYHEWEGLSINKDERVRIAENMGDNKVLIMKNHGLLTVGATAGEAFMNMYYAIRMCEVAVQATGSGLPLERATEEMWKLSQKQYDLFSPGLNEWPALLRRCDAKDPSYKE; translated from the coding sequence ATGATGAAAAACAATATAAGCGAAGCAGATTGGAAAGTAAGAGTAGATCTTGCTGCCATGTTTAGATTAACAAATATGATGGGTTGGGATGATACAGTTTGGAACCATATCACAGCAAGAGCTCCAGGAACGGATCATACATTTTTTATGCATGAGATGGGTTTGTTGTATGAAGAGGTAAAAGCATCAAACTTAATTAAAGTAGATGAGCATGGTAAAGTTTTAGAAGGACCTGAAAAAGCTAATACTGCAGGTTTTATTATTCATAGTGCTATTCATTTAAATCATCCAAATGCAAAATTTGTCTTTCATGCACATCCTCCTTCAGCTTTGGCTGCAACAGCATTGAAAGATGGTATCCCTCATTTGGTTCAAGATAGTTCAATGCTTTATGGAAAAGTTGGTTACCATGAGTGGGAAGGGCTATCGATTAATAAAGATGAGAGAGTTAGAATTGCTGAGAACATGGGAGACAATAAGGTTTTGATTATGAAGAACCACGGTCTTCTTACTGTTGGTGCAACAGCTGGGGAAGCTTTTATGAACATGTATTATGCGATTAGAATGTGTGAGGTTGCAGTACAAGCAACAGGTTCAGGTTTACCTCTTGAAAGGGCAACAGAAGAAATGTGGAAATTATCTCAAAAGCAATATGATTTATTTTCACCAGGTTTAAATGAGTGGCCAGCATTACTTAGAAGATGTGATGCTAAAGACCCATCTTATAAAGAGTAA
- a CDS encoding SRPBCC domain-containing protein produces the protein MLRKFFLSLSILLSLFMLTGCTSMDNFSKKLGYSKVYTEIIIQAEPEEVWAVITDPSNYKNWNPVIVNAVGDYAIGTKIVNTVVEKGKKPTKIKSKVVKFEPPFHLNQFGGYRGIITFDHHYILEKVEEGTKVIQKEEYTGFYVNFWDSSWVEPAYNQVNEALKKEVLRRK, from the coding sequence ATGTTACGTAAATTTTTTCTATCTTTATCTATCTTACTATCTTTGTTTATGTTAACAGGATGTACTTCAATGGATAATTTTTCAAAAAAATTAGGATACAGTAAAGTATACACTGAAATTATAATACAGGCCGAACCAGAAGAAGTATGGGCTGTTATCACAGACCCATCAAATTACAAAAATTGGAACCCTGTAATTGTTAATGCAGTTGGTGATTATGCTATAGGTACTAAGATTGTGAACACCGTGGTTGAAAAAGGAAAGAAGCCAACCAAAATCAAATCAAAGGTAGTTAAGTTTGAGCCACCTTTTCATCTTAATCAATTTGGTGGTTACAGAGGTATTATAACTTTTGACCATCACTATATTCTAGAAAAGGTAGAAGAAGGTACAAAGGTTATTCAAAAAGAGGAGTATACAGGATTTTATGTAAACTTTTGGGATAGCTCTTGGGTGGAACCTGCTTACAATCAAGTGAATGAGGCATTGAAGAAAGAAGTTTTGAGAAGAAAATAA
- a CDS encoding LysE family translocator, whose amino-acid sequence MTLIEIVALIIFLFPLAFSPGPGNMFFAANGARFGFAKTLSANFGYHLATIIVTFLIGFGFNIFFSFINDKYQYIQIIGSLYVIYLAYKFFKASTYENNNQNLKCTFVDGVILLVFNPKAYVIISLMFTIFLDGSQSLIRIILISTIFTVNNCVSFTLWTLFGDLLGAKFRNEKYSKILNKFFSLSLFLVGIWMLSIKI is encoded by the coding sequence ATGACTTTAATTGAAATAGTAGCTTTAATAATTTTTTTATTTCCTCTAGCTTTTAGCCCAGGACCTGGGAACATGTTCTTTGCAGCTAATGGAGCTAGATTTGGTTTTGCTAAAACTTTATCAGCAAATTTTGGTTATCATCTTGCAACGATTATAGTTACTTTTCTTATTGGTTTTGGTTTTAATATATTTTTTTCATTTATTAATGATAAATATCAATACATTCAAATAATTGGATCATTATATGTAATCTATCTTGCTTATAAATTCTTCAAGGCAAGCACATATGAAAATAACAATCAAAATTTAAAATGTACTTTTGTTGATGGAGTTATACTTTTGGTATTTAACCCAAAAGCTTATGTGATAATTTCTTTAATGTTCACAATCTTTTTAGACGGTTCTCAAAGTTTAATAAGAATAATTTTAATCAGTACAATTTTTACAGTTAATAACTGCGTGTCATTTACTCTGTGGACATTATTTGGTGACTTACTAGGTGCAAAATTTAGAAATGAAAAATATTCAAAAATATTAAACAAATTCTTCTCATTGTCTTTATTTTTGGTTGGTATATGGATGCTTTCAATTAAAATTTAA
- a CDS encoding HalD/BesD family halogenase codes for MEIKNIVNLKNYPIDQTGSKEYQDLISKNRELLDKDGCCVLPNFVLSESLKRMKEEVERNLPKTHWTKDHHNPYFSKDDENLSKDHPKRVFSFRESGYINSDDLEEQSDLNKIYESEEMLKFISDSLGVFPLYRWSDPLGKNPYSIMHKDHYFPWHFDGNEFTLSILVQKAEKGGLFEYSPDLRSTENENFDEVTKVLRGSRDKVKSLDLQPGDLQIFKGRFSMHRVTKIEGNTSRYIALPTYVKDSYRVNKPEHSKQVYGKALPIHYERNNVEVDGLMD; via the coding sequence ATGGAAATAAAAAACATTGTTAACTTAAAAAATTACCCAATTGATCAAACAGGATCAAAAGAGTACCAAGATTTAATTTCTAAAAATAGAGAGCTACTAGATAAAGATGGATGCTGTGTACTGCCAAACTTTGTTCTTAGCGAGTCTTTGAAAAGAATGAAGGAAGAAGTTGAAAGAAATCTTCCTAAAACTCATTGGACCAAAGATCATCACAACCCTTACTTTTCAAAAGATGATGAAAATTTATCAAAAGATCATCCAAAGAGAGTATTTTCATTTAGAGAAAGTGGATACATTAATTCGGATGATTTAGAGGAACAATCTGATTTAAATAAAATTTACGAGTCTGAAGAAATGTTAAAATTTATTTCAGATAGTTTAGGAGTTTTTCCTCTTTATCGATGGTCAGATCCTTTAGGAAAAAATCCATACAGTATCATGCATAAAGATCATTACTTTCCTTGGCACTTTGATGGAAATGAATTTACTTTAAGTATTTTAGTTCAAAAAGCTGAAAAGGGTGGATTGTTTGAATATTCACCTGATTTAAGAAGCACTGAAAATGAAAACTTTGATGAAGTTACAAAAGTACTTAGAGGTTCAAGAGACAAAGTTAAATCATTAGATCTTCAACCAGGGGATCTTCAAATATTTAAAGGAAGATTTTCTATGCATAGAGTAACAAAAATAGAAGGAAATACTTCTCGTTACATTGCATTACCAACATATGTAAAAGATAGTTACAGGGTAAATAAACCTGAACACTCTAAACAAGTTTACGGTAAAGCACTTCCAATTCATTATGAACGAAATAATGTTGAAGTAGATGGTTTAATGGATTGA
- a CDS encoding GNAT family N-acetyltransferase has protein sequence MKIGFSVKFNKAKYPSKKKLIGKYCFLEPVNPKKHAKDLYKNFSLDKKGIDWTYMPTGPYKTFSSFKKYLTTDKLSGNPFFYSIYSKRLKTYCGLASYLRIKPEIGTIEVGWITYAKNLQRTVEATEAMYLMMKNVFENLGYRRYEWKCDSLNKKSNKAALRLGFKFEGIFRQATIYKKRNRDTSWYAIIDKDWKKIKKGYLKYLSSKNLDKNLNQKRSLKLN, from the coding sequence ATGAAAATAGGCTTTAGTGTAAAATTTAATAAAGCAAAATACCCTTCAAAGAAAAAATTAATTGGTAAATATTGCTTTTTAGAACCAGTTAACCCAAAAAAGCATGCTAAAGATTTGTATAAAAACTTTTCTTTAGACAAAAAAGGAATTGATTGGACTTATATGCCAACAGGACCCTATAAGACTTTTAGTTCTTTTAAGAAGTATTTAACTACTGACAAGTTATCAGGTAATCCATTTTTTTACTCAATTTATTCAAAAAGGCTTAAAACCTATTGTGGTTTAGCAAGTTATCTTAGAATTAAACCAGAAATAGGAACCATTGAAGTAGGTTGGATTACTTATGCTAAAAATCTTCAAAGAACAGTTGAAGCAACAGAGGCAATGTATCTTATGATGAAAAATGTTTTTGAGAATTTAGGTTACCGAAGATACGAGTGGAAATGTGATAGTTTAAATAAAAAATCGAATAAAGCTGCTTTAAGATTAGGTTTTAAATTTGAAGGTATATTTAGACAAGCAACAATTTATAAAAAAAGAAATAGAGACACTTCCTGGTATGCAATCATTGATAAAGATTGGAAAAAGATAAAAAAAGGTTATTTGAAATATTTATCAAGCAAAAATTTAGATAAGAATTTAAATCAAAAAAGAAGTCTTAAGTTAAATTAA